In Acidobacteriota bacterium, the following proteins share a genomic window:
- a CDS encoding TIGR02466 family protein, whose product MTRETPDRVASDCGAVARLSEDALKMARYFPTLIFSLDIPNSETLNAHLIEVIYAERERDGTGVRKSNYPELGGWHSTVKLHKDVTFAGLVQHVDAVSAMLCRKLGYHTSYRLRIGTMWSIINPPGSSNRAHIHPGCIWSGVYYVQAPRNSGRIVFIDPRTQNMMTVVKYIPGAKRPRNCWTRVQHKPVAGRMLIFPSWLYHSVNPNRSRANGKNADRIIVSFNLSQKKHR is encoded by the coding sequence GTGACGCGCGAAACTCCCGACCGTGTAGCCTCCGACTGCGGCGCGGTGGCTCGTCTGTCCGAAGACGCGCTCAAGATGGCACGCTACTTTCCGACGCTCATTTTTTCTCTGGATATCCCGAACAGCGAGACTCTGAACGCCCACCTGATCGAGGTGATCTACGCCGAACGAGAACGCGACGGGACAGGAGTGCGCAAGTCGAACTACCCGGAGTTGGGGGGGTGGCACAGCACCGTTAAGCTGCACAAGGACGTCACGTTTGCAGGATTGGTTCAACACGTCGACGCGGTCTCGGCAATGCTGTGCCGCAAGCTCGGATATCACACGTCCTATCGTCTGAGAATCGGCACCATGTGGTCGATCATCAATCCACCAGGCAGCTCGAACCGGGCCCATATCCATCCCGGCTGCATCTGGAGCGGCGTCTACTACGTCCAGGCACCCAGGAATTCGGGTCGAATCGTGTTCATCGATCCACGAACCCAGAACATGATGACTGTTGTCAAATACATCCCCGGAGCCAAGCGCCCACGGAATTGCTGGACCAGGGTCCAACACAAGCCCGTGGCCGGCAGAATGCTGATCTTTCCCAGTTGGCTGTACCACAGCGTGAATCCGAATCGATCCAGGGCTAACGGGAAGAACGCCGATCGGATCATCGTGAGCTTCAACCTGTCTCAGAAAAAGCACAGATAG
- a CDS encoding fibronectin type III domain-containing protein: MKSVRTITLCGAVLGLGAFAGLRPADARDRSISELSFGSDLGDRDDDGDNLDFAHFGNGESVAFDLMLVNVATEAVRPAVYIYDKEGHPIAAESVVKMTSDLEARADGSVRSRMKVEPLAEFAFSTHGQGDLVTGSVKVVSDGPIGGVLRFDLPGVGVSGVGASQPLQDALFPARRQAGGINTAAAIHNLTEEAMVVNCQLMKAGAVLEELEIPLKANGQQAQFIDEMFTGTDTSDFLGSVRCAAPDRFTGVAVEMDAGNRIFTTLPVVPVDRTEDVDKEATLDFAHFANGSGTHSELVLVNVATTAVRPTLYFFDKEGDPIAAESVVEITGDLEVREAGTLTVGTEIDPLGELTISTHGRGDLVTGSVKVVSDGPIGGVLRFDLAGVGVAGVGASQPLQDALFPARRQAGGINTAAAIHNLTDEAMAVSCQLMKAGAVLEEVEIPLEANGQQARFIDEMFTHIDTSDFLGSVRCTSPGRFTGVALEMDAGNRIFTTLPVVAQGYRSVTDGTLSGSDSRYRILTYYGQDTEIDLSSYLDEGVTEATFTLRSCDATRADYYDQVRVESGKLFLTSNTLGHIHGINSETETLCTVTGTGTDGVSQDLHFYLHTVSAATPPPLAPGALIVESVGERELKVRVESGASPYYVRLGWRTGSGRPTFRVVSGVTPDTVLTIPDLEPGKDYEIRAYLMNRQSFDLYRAGNSGPDGTLIPEGRADGKWIANLSSGGVGKSQTVSDQTPPSSSDHEPPTPGRPPTTPGVPPRDGDGDEGDEGDENDEGDEGDEDDEGDEDDEGDEGDEGDEDDDKDDDEDDDDED, encoded by the coding sequence ATGAAATCCGTGAGGACGATAACCCTTTGCGGGGCTGTTCTGGGCCTGGGTGCCTTCGCCGGATTGCGTCCTGCCGATGCCAGGGACAGGTCAATTTCGGAGTTGTCGTTCGGTAGCGACTTGGGCGACCGCGACGATGATGGCGACAACCTGGACTTTGCGCATTTTGGAAACGGGGAATCCGTCGCATTCGATTTGATGTTGGTGAACGTGGCGACCGAGGCGGTCCGTCCCGCCGTCTATATTTACGACAAGGAGGGCCATCCCATTGCCGCGGAATCGGTAGTGAAAATGACGAGTGATCTGGAGGCCCGAGCGGACGGCTCCGTGAGGAGTCGGATGAAGGTGGAACCCTTGGCGGAATTTGCGTTCTCGACCCACGGACAAGGAGATCTGGTGACCGGATCGGTGAAAGTGGTCTCTGATGGTCCCATCGGCGGGGTCCTGCGATTTGACCTCCCCGGTGTCGGGGTTTCCGGCGTGGGGGCCAGCCAACCCCTCCAGGATGCTCTCTTCCCGGCTCGCCGGCAGGCAGGAGGAATCAACACCGCAGCAGCGATCCACAACCTGACAGAGGAAGCGATGGTGGTGAACTGCCAATTGATGAAAGCGGGTGCCGTGCTCGAGGAGTTGGAGATCCCTCTGAAGGCCAACGGGCAGCAGGCCCAGTTCATTGACGAGATGTTCACCGGCACCGATACATCCGATTTCCTGGGATCGGTGCGCTGCGCCGCGCCAGACCGGTTCACGGGAGTGGCCGTGGAGATGGATGCCGGGAACCGGATCTTCACCACGCTGCCCGTCGTGCCTGTGGACCGGACGGAAGATGTCGACAAGGAAGCCACTCTGGACTTTGCACATTTCGCCAATGGGTCCGGCACCCACTCCGAACTGGTGCTGGTAAATGTCGCTACGACCGCAGTCCGGCCGACCCTTTATTTTTTCGACAAGGAAGGCGATCCCATTGCTGCGGAATCAGTAGTAGAAATCACCGGCGATCTGGAAGTCCGGGAGGCTGGAACTCTGACCGTAGGGACGGAGATCGATCCCCTGGGGGAACTCACGATTTCGACCCATGGTCGGGGAGATCTGGTGACCGGATCGGTGAAAGTGGTCTCTGATGGTCCCATCGGCGGGGTCCTGCGATTTGACCTCGCCGGGGTCGGAGTCGCCGGCGTAGGGGCCAGCCAACCCCTCCAGGACGCCCTCTTCCCGGCTCGCCGTCAGGCGGGAGGAATCAACACCGCAGCAGCGATCCACAACCTGACAGATGAAGCAATGGCGGTGAGTTGCCAATTGATGAAAGCGGGTGCCGTGCTCGAGGAGGTCGAGATCCCTCTCGAGGCCAACGGGCAGCAGGCCCGGTTCATCGATGAGATGTTTACCCACATCGATACGTCCGATTTCCTGGGATCGGTTCGCTGCACCTCGCCAGGCCGGTTCACCGGAGTGGCGTTGGAAATGGATGCCGGCAATCGGATCTTCACCACGCTCCCCGTGGTGGCGCAGGGCTACAGGAGCGTGACCGACGGCACCCTTTCCGGCTCGGACTCACGCTACAGAATCCTGACCTACTACGGCCAGGACACGGAGATTGACTTGTCCAGCTACTTGGATGAGGGAGTCACCGAGGCAACGTTCACTCTGAGGTCCTGCGACGCCACGCGAGCCGACTACTACGACCAGGTCCGTGTCGAGAGCGGCAAGCTGTTCTTGACATCCAACACTTTGGGCCACATCCACGGGATCAACTCGGAGACCGAGACGCTGTGTACCGTGACCGGGACCGGCACCGACGGTGTTTCTCAAGACCTGCACTTCTACCTGCATACAGTTTCTGCTGCTACCCCGCCTCCCTTGGCGCCAGGCGCCTTGATTGTGGAGTCCGTCGGCGAACGGGAATTAAAGGTCCGCGTTGAGTCTGGTGCTTCGCCCTATTACGTCCGGCTTGGATGGAGAACCGGCAGCGGTCGGCCCACATTCCGTGTCGTTTCCGGCGTAACCCCGGATACGGTTTTGACGATTCCGGATTTGGAGCCCGGGAAGGACTATGAGATCCGTGCCTATTTGATGAACCGCCAGAGTTTCGACCTGTATCGTGCAGGCAATTCGGGTCCGGATGGCACGCTGATTCCCGAAGGCCGCGCCGACGGCAAGTGGATTGCAAATCTGTCGAGTGGGGGTGTTGGGAAGAGCCAAACGGTTTCGGACCAAACCCCTCCCTCAAGTTCCGACCATGAGCCACCGACACCAGGGCGACCCCCGACAACACCAGGGGTGCCTCCGCGTGACGGCGATGGTGACGAGGGGGACGAGGGCGATGAGAACGACGAGGGCGATGAAGGGGACGAGGACGACGAAGGGGACGAGGACGACGAGGGCGATGAGGGCGATGAAGGGGACGAGGACGACGACAAGGATGACGACGAGGATGACGACGATGAGGACTAG
- a CDS encoding AMP-binding protein, protein MSTYQIGNYRQTYASFRLTRPERYNWAFDVFDRWAADPEKVAMRWVSDGGDVREVTFREFSRSSIRFANALAGLGVEPGDRIFVMLPRIVEWWEVLLGGIRSRAVTVPGTTLLRHKDIVYRINASGASVAVTDAANADRIEAVRQDCPGLRHVIVVGGGAGCIGYEDLLAKSSPSMDHPRNPSTDPLMVYFTSGTTGPPKMVLNDHASYPKAHIITGKFWLDNRPTDLHWTLSDTGWAQAAWTCLFAPWNMGAAIFIWDHRGRFDAERTLRMLHDHPITTFFAPPTAYRMMVQEDLTRWPAKTLRHCLGAGEAVNPEVIATWKGAMGHHIWEGYGQTETVLCVATFPGMEYRPGSMGVASPGFRMGVVDDSGNELGPGEEGEIAIRVRPERPLGLFCGYYRNPEATTNCYVGDWYMTGDRATRDEEGYFYFVSRADDVINTSAYRVGPFEVESALLEHAAVAEVAVVGSPDPLRGEIIKAFVVLGQTARPSDELVRELQAHVRGVTAPYKYPREVEFIQELPKTISGKIRRNELRRRELEKKSR, encoded by the coding sequence ATGAGCACCTACCAGATCGGCAATTACCGGCAGACCTACGCCAGTTTTCGCCTCACCCGGCCCGAGCGCTACAACTGGGCCTTCGACGTGTTCGACCGGTGGGCTGCCGATCCGGAAAAGGTGGCCATGCGTTGGGTCAGCGACGGCGGGGACGTCCGCGAAGTGACGTTCCGGGAGTTCTCCCGGTCCTCGATTCGTTTCGCCAACGCTCTGGCCGGACTGGGCGTGGAGCCGGGAGACCGGATCTTCGTCATGCTCCCCCGGATCGTCGAATGGTGGGAGGTCCTCCTGGGCGGAATCCGGTCCCGGGCCGTCACCGTCCCCGGCACCACCTTGCTGAGGCACAAGGACATCGTCTACCGGATCAACGCCTCGGGTGCTTCGGTGGCCGTAACGGATGCCGCAAACGCCGACAGAATCGAGGCCGTTCGCCAGGACTGCCCCGGGCTGCGGCATGTCATCGTCGTAGGCGGGGGCGCCGGCTGTATCGGATATGAGGACCTGCTGGCCAAGAGTTCTCCCAGCATGGACCATCCCCGGAACCCCTCCACCGATCCCCTCATGGTCTACTTCACGTCGGGGACCACCGGACCTCCCAAGATGGTCCTGAACGACCACGCCAGCTATCCGAAGGCGCACATCATCACCGGCAAATTCTGGCTCGACAACCGCCCCACGGACCTCCACTGGACGCTTTCGGACACGGGATGGGCCCAGGCCGCGTGGACCTGCCTGTTCGCTCCCTGGAACATGGGCGCGGCCATTTTTATCTGGGACCACCGGGGACGGTTCGATGCGGAGCGGACGCTGCGGATGCTTCACGACCACCCCATAACGACCTTCTTCGCTCCTCCCACGGCCTATCGGATGATGGTCCAGGAAGATCTGACCCGCTGGCCGGCGAAGACTCTGCGCCACTGTCTGGGAGCCGGGGAAGCGGTCAACCCCGAGGTCATCGCCACCTGGAAGGGGGCCATGGGTCATCACATCTGGGAGGGCTACGGCCAGACCGAGACCGTCCTCTGCGTGGCCACGTTTCCCGGTATGGAGTACCGGCCCGGGTCCATGGGAGTCGCCTCGCCCGGGTTCCGAATGGGCGTGGTGGACGACTCGGGAAATGAACTCGGTCCCGGAGAGGAGGGAGAGATCGCCATCCGGGTGCGTCCCGAACGGCCTCTGGGCCTGTTCTGCGGCTACTACCGGAACCCGGAAGCGACCACGAACTGTTACGTCGGCGACTGGTACATGACCGGCGACCGGGCAACCCGGGACGAGGAGGGCTACTTCTACTTCGTCAGCCGAGCCGACGACGTCATCAACACCTCGGCGTATCGCGTGGGGCCCTTCGAGGTGGAGTCGGCGTTGCTGGAGCATGCGGCGGTGGCGGAGGTGGCGGTGGTGGGAAGTCCTGACCCGTTGCGGGGAGAGATCATCAAGGCGTTCGTCGTGCTCGGTCAGACTGCCCGCCCCTCGGACGAACTGGTCCGGGAACTCCAGGCCCACGTGCGCGGCGTCACCGCTCCCTACAAGTACCCTCGCGAGGTGGAGTTCATCCAAGAACTGCCCAAGACCATCAGCGGAAAGATTCGGCGCAACGAACTTCGGCGGCGGGAGCTGGAGAAGAAGAGCCGCTGA
- a CDS encoding ferritin, giving the protein MNKEINQALNDQIHMELESSYLYLALSAYYDSKDLPGFAHWMREQSREEYGHAMRLFDHLLTRRATVDLDALGKPAYRFTSPVKAFDQVLEHERSVTRAIHRLYESALSDGDHATSVELHWFIQEQVEEEEAAADVAAQLRLVGDEPLGLLMIDHQLARRE; this is encoded by the coding sequence ATGAACAAGGAAATCAATCAGGCCTTGAATGATCAGATTCACATGGAGCTGGAATCCTCTTACCTTTATCTGGCCCTGTCGGCCTACTACGATTCCAAGGATCTTCCCGGTTTCGCCCACTGGATGAGAGAGCAGAGCCGGGAAGAGTATGGGCACGCCATGAGGTTGTTCGACCACCTCCTGACCCGGCGGGCAACGGTCGATCTGGATGCCCTCGGTAAACCCGCCTACAGGTTCACCTCTCCCGTGAAGGCGTTCGACCAGGTACTCGAACATGAGAGGTCTGTGACCCGGGCCATACACCGACTGTACGAAAGCGCCTTGTCAGATGGCGATCACGCCACCAGCGTTGAGCTCCATTGGTTTATCCAGGAGCAGGTTGAAGAAGAAGAGGCAGCTGCCGATGTCGCTGCTCAACTCCGCCTCGTTGGCGACGAGCCCTTGGGGCTGTTGATGATCGATCACCAGTTGGCCAGGCGAGAATAG